The Phalacrocorax carbo chromosome 28, bPhaCar2.1, whole genome shotgun sequence genome has a window encoding:
- the LOC135318151 gene encoding scale keratin-like, giving the protein MSCYDLCPPKTSVAAPQQVAVPQPIAESCNELCARQCPDSTAFIQPPPVVVTFPGPILSSFPQQAVVGSSGAPAFGGSLGLGGLYGAGATQGSGGLCTFGRPYASPTCSPCVLPRYTRKLWDTCGPC; this is encoded by the coding sequence ATGTCTTGCTACGACCTGTGCCCACCAAAAACCAGCGTCGCCGCCCCGCAGCAGGTCGCCGTCCCGCAGCCCATCGCCGAGAGCTGCAACGAGCTGTGCGCCCGCCAGTGCCCCGACTCCACGGCCTTCATCCAGCCGCCCCCCGTCGTCGTCACCTtccccggccccatcctcagctccttcccccagcaagCCGTGGTGGGCTCCTCCGGAGCACCCGCCTttgggggctccctggggctggggggcctcTACGGTGCCGGGGCCACGCAGGGCTCGGGGGGCCTCTGCACCTTTGGCAGACCCTACGCTTctcccacctgcagcccttGCGTCTTGCCCCGCTACACCAGGAAGCTGTGGGACACCTGTGGGCCCTGCTAG
- the LOC135318112 gene encoding scale keratin-like produces the protein MSCYDLCPPKTSVAVPQPIAESCNELCARQCPDSTAFIQPPPVVVTFPGPILSSFPQQAVVGSSGAPAFGGSLGLGGLYGAGATQGSGGLCTFGRPYASPACSPCVLPRYTRKLWDTCGPC, from the coding sequence ATGTCTTGCTACGACCTGTGCCCACCAAAAACCAGCGTCGCTGTCCCGCAGCCCATTGCCGAGAGCTGCAACGAGCTGTGCGCCCGCCAGTGCCCCGACTCCACGGCCTTCATCCAGCCGCCCCCCGTCGTCGTCACCTtccccggccccatcctcagctccttcccccagcaagCCGTGGTGGGCTCCTCCGGAGCACCCGCCTttgggggctccctggggctggggggcctcTACGGTGCCGGGGCCACGCAGGGCTCGGGGGGCCTCTGCACCTTTGGCAGACCCTACGCTTCTCCCGCCTGCAGCCCTTGTGTCTTGCCCCGCTACACCAGGAAGCTGTGGGACACCTGTGGGCCCTGCTAG
- the LOC135318158 gene encoding scale keratin-like: protein MSCYDLCPPKTSVAALQQVAVPQPIAESCNELCARQCPDSTAFIQPPPVVVTFPGPILSSFPQQAVVGSSGAPAFGGSLGLGGLYGAGATQGSGGLCTFGRPYASPTCSPCVLPRYTRKLWDTCGPC from the coding sequence ATGTCTTGCTACGACCTGTGCCCACCAAAAACCAGCGTCGCCGCCCTGCAGCAGGTCGCCGTCCCACAGCCCATTGCCGAGAGCTGCAACGAGCTGTGCGCCCGCCAGTGCCCCGACTCCACGGCCTTCATCCAGCCGCCCCCCGTCGTCGTCACCTtccccggccccatcctcagctccttcccccagcaagCCGTGGTGGGCTCCTCCGGAGCACCCGCCTttgggggctccctggggctggggggcctcTACGGTGCCGGGGCCACGCAGGGCTCGGGGGGCCTCTGCACCTTTGGCAGACCCTACGCTTctcccacctgcagcccttGCGTCTTGCCCCGCTACACCAGGAAGCTGTGGGACACCTGTGGGCCCTGCTAG
- the LOC135318147 gene encoding scale keratin-like, producing MSCYDLCPPKTSVAAPQQVAVPQPIAESCNELCARQCPDSTAFIQPPPVVVTFPGPILSSFPQQAVVGSSGAPAFGGSLGLGGLYGAGATQGSGGLCTFGRPYASPTCSPCVLPRYTRKLWDTCGPC from the coding sequence ATGTCTTGCTACGACCTGTGCCCACCAAAAACCAGCGTCGCCGCCCCGCAGCAGGTCGCCGTCCCGCAGCCCATCGCCGAGAGCTGCAACGAGCTGTGCGCCCGCCAGTGCCCCGACTCCACGGCCTTCATCCAGCCGCCCCCCGTCGTCGTCACCTtccccggccccatcctcagctccttcccccagcaagCCGTGGTGGGCTCCTCCGGAGCACCGGCCTttgggggctccctggggctggggggcctcTACGGTGCCGGGGCCACGCAGGGCTCGGGGGGCCTCTGCACCTTTGGCAGACCCTACGCTTctcccacctgcagcccttGCGTCTTGCCCCGCTACACCAGGAAGCTGTGGGACACCTGTGGGCCCTGCTAG